The following coding sequences lie in one Alphaproteobacteria bacterium genomic window:
- the ureC gene encoding urease subunit alpha, whose amino-acid sequence MPYRIERGAYAAMYGPTIGDRVRLADTDLIIEVEEDRTIYGEEVKFGGGKVIRDGMGQSQVSRAGGAVDTVITNALILDHWGVIKADIGIRDGRIVGIGKAGNPDTQPGVDIVIGPGTEAIAGEGRIVTAGGIDAHIHWICPQLVDDALYSGITTMLGGGTGPADGTNATTCTPGPWHMGRMMQAAEGLPVNIGFFGKGNASRPEALVEQVNAGACGLKLHEDWGTTPAAIDTCLSVAEDMDVQVAIHTDTLNESGFVENTTAAFKGRSIHAFHTEGAGGGHAPDIIKLCGEANVLPSSTNPTRPFTINTVDEHLDMLMVCHHLDARIPEDVSFAESRIRRETIAAEDILHDLGAFSIIASDSQAMGRVGEVIMRTWQTADKMKKQRGRLPGEKGDNDNLRARRYIAKYTINPALTHGMADHVGSVAVGRLADLVLWKPMFFGVKPDLVLKCGSIAAAAMGDPNASIPTPQPVHYRPMFASFGRAMTQSSATFLSAAAVANGTAEMLGLQKMILPVHGIRGIAKKDMVLNDYTPTMEVDPETYEVRADGVSLVCEPATELAMAQRYFLF is encoded by the coding sequence AAGGTGATCCGCGACGGCATGGGCCAGTCGCAGGTCAGCCGGGCGGGCGGCGCCGTCGATACGGTCATCACCAACGCGCTGATCCTCGACCACTGGGGCGTCATCAAGGCCGATATCGGCATCCGCGACGGCCGCATCGTCGGTATCGGCAAGGCGGGCAACCCGGATACGCAGCCGGGCGTGGACATCGTCATCGGCCCCGGCACCGAAGCCATCGCCGGGGAAGGGCGCATCGTCACCGCCGGCGGGATCGACGCGCATATCCACTGGATCTGCCCGCAACTGGTCGACGACGCGCTCTATTCCGGCATTACCACGATGCTGGGCGGCGGCACCGGCCCGGCGGACGGCACCAACGCCACCACCTGCACCCCCGGCCCCTGGCATATGGGGCGGATGATGCAGGCGGCGGAGGGGCTGCCGGTCAATATCGGTTTCTTCGGCAAGGGCAATGCCTCGCGGCCGGAAGCGCTGGTCGAACAGGTCAATGCGGGCGCCTGCGGGCTGAAGCTGCACGAGGACTGGGGCACCACCCCGGCGGCCATCGATACCTGCCTGTCGGTGGCCGAGGACATGGACGTCCAGGTCGCGATCCATACCGACACGCTGAACGAATCCGGCTTCGTGGAAAACACCACCGCCGCCTTCAAGGGGCGCAGCATCCATGCCTTCCACACCGAGGGCGCGGGCGGCGGCCATGCGCCGGACATCATCAAGCTGTGCGGAGAAGCCAATGTGCTGCCGTCCAGCACCAATCCGACGCGGCCGTTCACGATCAACACGGTGGACGAACATCTCGACATGCTGATGGTCTGCCATCATCTCGATGCGCGGATTCCCGAGGACGTGTCCTTCGCCGAAAGCCGCATCCGGCGCGAAACCATCGCGGCGGAGGACATCCTGCACGATCTCGGCGCGTTCTCGATTATCGCCTCGGACAGCCAGGCGATGGGCCGGGTCGGCGAGGTGATCATGCGCACCTGGCAGACCGCCGACAAGATGAAGAAGCAGCGCGGCCGGCTGCCGGGCGAGAAGGGCGACAACGACAACCTGCGCGCCCGGCGCTATATCGCGAAATACACGATCAATCCGGCGCTGACCCACGGCATGGCCGATCATGTGGGGTCGGTCGCGGTCGGCAGGCTGGCCGACCTGGTGCTGTGGAAGCCGATGTTCTTCGGCGTGAAGCCCGACCTGGTGCTGAAATGCGGCTCCATCGCCGCCGCCGCGATGGGCGACCCGAACGCCTCGATCCCGACGCCGCAGCCGGTGCATTACCGCCCGATGTTCGCCAGCTTCGGCCGCGCGATGACGCAAAGCTCGGCGACCTTCCTGTCCGCCGCGGCCGTCGCCAACGGCACGGCGGAGATGCTCGGCCTGCAGAAGATGATCCTGCCGGTGCACGGCATTCGCGGCATCGCCAAGAAGGACATGGTGCTGAACGACTATACGCCGACGATGGAGGTCGACCCGGAAACCTACGAGGTGCGGGCCGATGGGGTATCGCTGGTCTGCGAGCCGGCGACGGAACTCGCCATGGCCCAGCGCTACTTCCTGTTCTGA
- a CDS encoding urease accessory protein UreE, whose protein sequence is MRRAVEKLAAGQWSRDDAVASVTLDFDDRYRRRIRLTDDAGAPFLLDLADATRLDDGDGLRIEGGGIIAVRAADEPVADARGDTPAQTARIAWHLGNRHTPIQVLPDGRVRIRRDHVLVAMLRGIGATVTERDGPFTPEPGAYESPGGHGHHDHDHDHADDHDHDHDHGHSHSHDHPHDR, encoded by the coding sequence ATGCGCCGGGCGGTCGAAAAACTGGCGGCGGGGCAGTGGTCGCGGGACGACGCGGTGGCGAGTGTCACGCTGGATTTCGACGACCGCTACCGCCGCCGCATCCGCCTGACCGACGATGCCGGCGCGCCCTTCCTGCTCGACTTGGCGGATGCGACGCGGCTGGACGACGGCGACGGGCTGCGGATCGAGGGTGGCGGCATCATCGCGGTGCGCGCCGCCGACGAACCGGTCGCCGACGCCCGCGGCGACACCCCGGCGCAGACGGCGCGCATCGCCTGGCATCTCGGCAACCGGCACACGCCGATCCAGGTGCTGCCCGACGGGCGGGTGCGGATCCGGCGCGACCATGTGCTGGTCGCCATGCTGCGCGGCATCGGCGCGACGGTGACGGAACGGGACGGGCCCTTCACGCCCGAACCCGGCGCCTATGAATCCCCCGGCGGGCATGGCCATCACGACCACGACCACGATCACGCCGATGACCATGACCACGATCACGATCATGGCCATTCCCACAGCCACGATCACCCCCATGACCGCTGA